In one Paramisgurnus dabryanus chromosome 21, PD_genome_1.1, whole genome shotgun sequence genomic region, the following are encoded:
- the arhgap4b gene encoding SLIT-ROBO Rho GTPase-activating protein 3 isoform X1, protein MTSHGKLRKEKGSLAEYDTQIKEIRGQLSEQLKILDAQLEVKTQQLQDLSEYLRRRGEIETEYARSLEKLSERFTVKTKRKEQLDMSVAQCWSVLLTQTRQESRDHSSLSELCSNTLTQRLSHCIEDTQRLAKRSKEVGLQMQDELLKVTTELQTALKTYHQYHMDSMAADGKLKEATRLEEKQTGKSADLGLNLSGGQRRSSVKKIERLMEKRQGKVQETQLKCTKARNDYLLNLAAANVTMNKYYLEDICTLIDCTDLGYHLSLSRVIRGYLSNRNKTVQNTKNGLQQLDAAVTALNQGQDRDALLQAHNTAFCLPFRFQYQPHEGDQVCEVSAEGQVRYELETRFQQLQSRLSSVTLETEELSKTLKATYTNLLESICDDDCNPTPESSAIQAVESTGDGTGVKPSLAKRRANLQDTETFYFTKVKEHVSGNSLISKLQAKHDLLKEAIQKAEAFDSDSSRMQPGRAVRVRKARPCSQYHHKLFTGDMISFIQSSGQQIPLVVESCIRFINLHGLHHEGIFRVPGSQTEVNHIRDAFERGEDPLTDSECDIDSVAGVLKLYFRCLEKPLFPEESLSQLMECVHIENITEKVAQIKTLVSSFPRPVVIVMRYLFAFLHHVSQYSDENMMQPYNLAVCFGPSLLRGGDEVTLAPQINDLVKTTILHYENIFPGPSELPGPVYEKCMTLEQEYCEPITEEGEADAEPLPSEDEWEAVAMFDYVARSAAELSFKQGDHFVLHSKASVDWWRGEIGGVKGLIPHKYISVAEGNKERGKKEDSRGGSTGNLAEDQQLAEHSHRMRVNSDSASLPCRQRTGSGGISVGVGSNVGPGGSGSASPVRKFTLPVPEGRFVLPAQTAAVARQLSGHHERRHTLDTLRPIPAERQTVHIDKEVSRQMNSVFKELLSRQPPQEVSVSSAPPSSPPASTPAVSSVPSRGSVKRGTFSLRSKGLFKAQEQQD, encoded by the exons ATGACATCACACGGGAAACTAAGGAAGGAGAAAGGGAGTTTGGCGGAATATGATACACAAATCAAAG AGATTCGTGGTCAGCTGTCAGAGCAGCTAAAAATCCTGGATGCGCAGCTGGAGGTGAAGACGcagcagctgcaggatctcagCGAATACCTGCGCAGACGCGGCGAGATTGAGACAGAGTATGCACGGTCTTTGGAGAAACTCAGTGAGAGGTTCACAGTCAAGACCAAAAG AAAGGAGCAGTTGGATATGTCTGTGGCTCAGTGCTGGTCGGTTCTGCTGACCCAGACCAGACAGGAGAGCCGCGATCACAGCTCATTGAGTGAACTGTGCAGCAACACTCTCACACAGAGACTCTCACACTGCATTGAGGACACGCAACGCCTAGCAAAGCGG AGCAAGGAGGTGGGGCTACAAATGCAAGACGAGCTCTTGAAAGTCACCACAGAGCTACAGAcg GCTTTAAAAACGTATCATCAGTACCACATGGACTCTATGGCTGCTGATGGGAAGCTCAAAGAGGCCACACGTCTGGAGGAAAAACAAACGGGCAAGTCAGCTGATCTTGGTCTCAACCTATCAGGAGGGCAGAGGCGCAGCTCTGTGAAAAAAATTGAGAGGCTGATGGAGAAG AGGCAAGGGAAAGTACAGGAAACTCAGTTGAAGTGCACTAAAGCTCGTAACGACTACTTGCTCAACTTGGCAGCAGCTAATGTCACCATGAATAAGTATTATCTGGAGGACATTTGCACTCTTATTGAC TGCACAGATCTGGGGTACCACCTGTCTTTGTCTCGGGTGATACGTGGATACCTCTCCAACAGAAACAAAACCGTCCAGAACACAAAAAATGGCCTTCAGCAGCTGGATGCGGCAGTGACTGCACTGAACCAAGGCCAGGATAGAGATGCCCTGCTGCAGGCCCACAACACAGCATTCTGCCTGCCCTTCCGCTTCCAGTACCAACCCCATGAAGGAGATCAG GTGTGTGAAGTGAGTGCAGAAGGTCAGGTGAGGTATGAGCTTGAGACCAGATTTCAGCAGCTTCAGTCCAGACTGTCCTCGGTTACCCTGGAAACAGAAGAG CTCAGTAAGACTCTCAAGGCCACGTATACTAATCTTCTGGAGAGCATCTGCGATGATGACTGCAACCCCACCCCTGAATCCTCCGCCATTCAAGCGGTTGAGAGCACAGGGGACGGCACAGGAGTTAAACCGAGCCTGGCAAAACGCAGGGCTAATCTACAGGACACAGAGACCttttactttaca aaAGTAAAGGAGCATGTAAGTGGCAACTCTCTTATCTCAAAACTCCAGGCCAAACATGACCTACTTAAAGAAGCCATACAGAAAG CTGAAGCCTTCGACAGCGATTCCTCCAG AATGCAGCCTGGTAGGGCAGTGCGTGTGCGGAAAGCCAGGCCCTGCTCCCAGTACCATCACAAACTCTTCACTGGAGACATGATCTCCTTCATACAG AGCTCTGGGCAGCAGATCCCACTGGTTGTGGAGAGCTGCATTCGCTTCATCAACCTGCACG GTTTGCATCATGAAGGCATTTTTAGAGTTCCTGGATCACAGACTGAGGTTAATCATATCAGAGATGCCTTTGAAAGAG GAGAAGACCCCCTCACTGATAGTGAATGTGATATTGATTCAGTGGCAGGAGTCCTCAAGCTTTATTTCAGATGTTTGGAGAAGCCTCTGTTTCCTGAAGAAAGCCTTAGCCAGCTTATGGAGTGTGTCC ATATTGAGAATATAACAGAGAAAGTAGCTCAGATAAAGACACTGGTCTCTTCCTTCCCCAGACCTGTGGTCATAGTGATGCGTTATCTCTTCGCCTTCCTTCATCA TGTCTCTCAGTACAGTGATGAAAACATGATGCAGCCCTATAACCTGGCCGTGTGCTTTGGACCGAGTCTGCTCAGGGGAGGGGATGAAGTGACCCTTGCACCTCAAATCAATGACCTGGTCAAGACTACAATTCTCCATTATGAGAACATCTTCCCCGGGCCGTCTGAACTCCCAGGCCCGGTTTATGAGAAATGCATGACTCTAGAGCAGGAATATTG TGAACCAATCACAGAGGAGGGCGAAGCAGATGCTGAACCACTTCCTAGCGAAGatg AATGGGAGGCAGTGGCCATGTTTGATTATGTTGCACGCTCTGCAGCCGAGCTGTCATTCAAGCAGGGTGACCACTTCGTACTGCACAGCAAGGCCTCTGTTGATTGGTGGAGAGGAGAAATAGGAGGAGTGAAAGGCCTGATCCCCCATAAGTACATCAGTGTGGCAGAGGG GAACAAGGAACGAGGGAAGAAAGAGGACAGTCGAGGGGGCAGCACAGGAAATCTAGCAGAAGATCAACAGCTTGCTGAACACAGTCATCG CATGAGGGTGAACAGTGACAGCGCGTCTCTACCCTGCCGGCAGAGGACAGGCAGTGGAGGCATCAGTGTAGGTGTAGGCAGCAATGTAGGTCCAGGTGGCAGTGGAAGCGCAAGCCCGGTACGGAAATTCACCCTGCCGGTGCCTGAGGGACGATTTGTTCTTCCTGCACAGACAGCTGCAGTTGCACGTCAGTTATCAGG TCATCATGAGCGCAGACACACTTTAGACACTCTGAGGCCAATACCTGCAGAAAGACAGACGGTGCATATCGACAAG GAGGTCAGTCGCCAGATGAACTCTGTCTTCAAGGAGTTGTTGTCTCGTCAGCCTCCTCAAGAAGTCTCGGTTTCGAGTGCTCCTCCGTCCTCTCCCCCCGCATCCACTCCTGCTGTATCTTCTGTCCCTTCTCGGGGTTCAGTCAAGAGGGGAACGTTCAGTCTGCGCAGCAAGGGTCTCTTCAAAGCCCAAGAACAACAGGACTGA
- the arhgap4b gene encoding SLIT-ROBO Rho GTPase-activating protein 3 isoform X2, translating to MTSHGKLRKEKGSLAEYDTQIKEIRGQLSEQLKILDAQLEVKTQQLQDLSEYLRRRGEIETEYARSLEKLSERFTVKTKRKEQLDMSVAQCWSVLLTQTRQESRDHSSLSELCSNTLTQRLSHCIEDTQRLAKRSKEVGLQMQDELLKVTTELQTALKTYHQYHMDSMAADGKLKEATRLEEKQTGKSADLGLNLSGGQRRSSVKKIERLMEKRQGKVQETQLKCTKARNDYLLNLAAANVTMNKYYLEDICTLIDCTDLGYHLSLSRVIRGYLSNRNKTVQNTKNGLQQLDAAVTALNQGQDRDALLQAHNTAFCLPFRFQYQPHEGDQVCEVSAEGQVRYELETRFQQLQSRLSSVTLETEELSKTLKATYTNLLESICDDDCNPTPESSAIQAVESTGDGTGVKPSLAKRRANLQDTETFYFTKVKEHVSGNSLISKLQAKHDLLKEAIQKAEAFDSDSSRMQPGRAVRVRKARPCSQYHHKLFTGDMISFIQSSGQQIPLVVESCIRFINLHGLHHEGIFRVPGSQTEVNHIRDAFERGEDPLTDSECDIDSVAGVLKLYFRCLEKPLFPEESLSQLMECVHIENITEKVAQIKTLVSSFPRPVVIVMRYLFAFLHHVSQYSDENMMQPYNLAVCFGPSLLRGGDEVTLAPQINDLVKTTILHYENIFPGPSELPGPVYEKCMTLEQEYCEPITEEGEADAEPLPSEDAELSFKQGDHFVLHSKASVDWWRGEIGGVKGLIPHKYISVAEGNKERGKKEDSRGGSTGNLAEDQQLAEHSHRMRVNSDSASLPCRQRTGSGGISVGVGSNVGPGGSGSASPVRKFTLPVPEGRFVLPAQTAAVARQLSGHHERRHTLDTLRPIPAERQTVHIDKEVSRQMNSVFKELLSRQPPQEVSVSSAPPSSPPASTPAVSSVPSRGSVKRGTFSLRSKGLFKAQEQQD from the exons ATGACATCACACGGGAAACTAAGGAAGGAGAAAGGGAGTTTGGCGGAATATGATACACAAATCAAAG AGATTCGTGGTCAGCTGTCAGAGCAGCTAAAAATCCTGGATGCGCAGCTGGAGGTGAAGACGcagcagctgcaggatctcagCGAATACCTGCGCAGACGCGGCGAGATTGAGACAGAGTATGCACGGTCTTTGGAGAAACTCAGTGAGAGGTTCACAGTCAAGACCAAAAG AAAGGAGCAGTTGGATATGTCTGTGGCTCAGTGCTGGTCGGTTCTGCTGACCCAGACCAGACAGGAGAGCCGCGATCACAGCTCATTGAGTGAACTGTGCAGCAACACTCTCACACAGAGACTCTCACACTGCATTGAGGACACGCAACGCCTAGCAAAGCGG AGCAAGGAGGTGGGGCTACAAATGCAAGACGAGCTCTTGAAAGTCACCACAGAGCTACAGAcg GCTTTAAAAACGTATCATCAGTACCACATGGACTCTATGGCTGCTGATGGGAAGCTCAAAGAGGCCACACGTCTGGAGGAAAAACAAACGGGCAAGTCAGCTGATCTTGGTCTCAACCTATCAGGAGGGCAGAGGCGCAGCTCTGTGAAAAAAATTGAGAGGCTGATGGAGAAG AGGCAAGGGAAAGTACAGGAAACTCAGTTGAAGTGCACTAAAGCTCGTAACGACTACTTGCTCAACTTGGCAGCAGCTAATGTCACCATGAATAAGTATTATCTGGAGGACATTTGCACTCTTATTGAC TGCACAGATCTGGGGTACCACCTGTCTTTGTCTCGGGTGATACGTGGATACCTCTCCAACAGAAACAAAACCGTCCAGAACACAAAAAATGGCCTTCAGCAGCTGGATGCGGCAGTGACTGCACTGAACCAAGGCCAGGATAGAGATGCCCTGCTGCAGGCCCACAACACAGCATTCTGCCTGCCCTTCCGCTTCCAGTACCAACCCCATGAAGGAGATCAG GTGTGTGAAGTGAGTGCAGAAGGTCAGGTGAGGTATGAGCTTGAGACCAGATTTCAGCAGCTTCAGTCCAGACTGTCCTCGGTTACCCTGGAAACAGAAGAG CTCAGTAAGACTCTCAAGGCCACGTATACTAATCTTCTGGAGAGCATCTGCGATGATGACTGCAACCCCACCCCTGAATCCTCCGCCATTCAAGCGGTTGAGAGCACAGGGGACGGCACAGGAGTTAAACCGAGCCTGGCAAAACGCAGGGCTAATCTACAGGACACAGAGACCttttactttaca aaAGTAAAGGAGCATGTAAGTGGCAACTCTCTTATCTCAAAACTCCAGGCCAAACATGACCTACTTAAAGAAGCCATACAGAAAG CTGAAGCCTTCGACAGCGATTCCTCCAG AATGCAGCCTGGTAGGGCAGTGCGTGTGCGGAAAGCCAGGCCCTGCTCCCAGTACCATCACAAACTCTTCACTGGAGACATGATCTCCTTCATACAG AGCTCTGGGCAGCAGATCCCACTGGTTGTGGAGAGCTGCATTCGCTTCATCAACCTGCACG GTTTGCATCATGAAGGCATTTTTAGAGTTCCTGGATCACAGACTGAGGTTAATCATATCAGAGATGCCTTTGAAAGAG GAGAAGACCCCCTCACTGATAGTGAATGTGATATTGATTCAGTGGCAGGAGTCCTCAAGCTTTATTTCAGATGTTTGGAGAAGCCTCTGTTTCCTGAAGAAAGCCTTAGCCAGCTTATGGAGTGTGTCC ATATTGAGAATATAACAGAGAAAGTAGCTCAGATAAAGACACTGGTCTCTTCCTTCCCCAGACCTGTGGTCATAGTGATGCGTTATCTCTTCGCCTTCCTTCATCA TGTCTCTCAGTACAGTGATGAAAACATGATGCAGCCCTATAACCTGGCCGTGTGCTTTGGACCGAGTCTGCTCAGGGGAGGGGATGAAGTGACCCTTGCACCTCAAATCAATGACCTGGTCAAGACTACAATTCTCCATTATGAGAACATCTTCCCCGGGCCGTCTGAACTCCCAGGCCCGGTTTATGAGAAATGCATGACTCTAGAGCAGGAATATTG TGAACCAATCACAGAGGAGGGCGAAGCAGATGCTGAACCACTTCCTAGCGAAGatg CCGAGCTGTCATTCAAGCAGGGTGACCACTTCGTACTGCACAGCAAGGCCTCTGTTGATTGGTGGAGAGGAGAAATAGGAGGAGTGAAAGGCCTGATCCCCCATAAGTACATCAGTGTGGCAGAGGG GAACAAGGAACGAGGGAAGAAAGAGGACAGTCGAGGGGGCAGCACAGGAAATCTAGCAGAAGATCAACAGCTTGCTGAACACAGTCATCG CATGAGGGTGAACAGTGACAGCGCGTCTCTACCCTGCCGGCAGAGGACAGGCAGTGGAGGCATCAGTGTAGGTGTAGGCAGCAATGTAGGTCCAGGTGGCAGTGGAAGCGCAAGCCCGGTACGGAAATTCACCCTGCCGGTGCCTGAGGGACGATTTGTTCTTCCTGCACAGACAGCTGCAGTTGCACGTCAGTTATCAGG TCATCATGAGCGCAGACACACTTTAGACACTCTGAGGCCAATACCTGCAGAAAGACAGACGGTGCATATCGACAAG GAGGTCAGTCGCCAGATGAACTCTGTCTTCAAGGAGTTGTTGTCTCGTCAGCCTCCTCAAGAAGTCTCGGTTTCGAGTGCTCCTCCGTCCTCTCCCCCCGCATCCACTCCTGCTGTATCTTCTGTCCCTTCTCGGGGTTCAGTCAAGAGGGGAACGTTCAGTCTGCGCAGCAAGGGTCTCTTCAAAGCCCAAGAACAACAGGACTGA
- the arhgap4b gene encoding SLIT-ROBO Rho GTPase-activating protein 3 isoform X3: MTSHGKLRKEKGSLAEYDTQIKEIRGQLSEQLKILDAQLEVKTQQLQDLSEYLRRRGEIETEYARSLEKLSERFTVKTKRKEQLDMSVAQCWSVLLTQTRQESRDHSSLSELCSNTLTQRLSHCIEDTQRLAKRSKEVGLQMQDELLKVTTELQTALKTYHQYHMDSMAADGKLKEATRLEEKQTGKSADLGLNLSGGQRRSSVKKIERLMEKRQGKVQETQLKCTKARNDYLLNLAAANVTMNKYYLEDICTLIDCTDLGYHLSLSRVIRGYLSNRNKTVQNTKNGLQQLDAAVTALNQGQDRDALLQAHNTAFCLPFRFQYQPHEGDQVCEVSAEGQVRYELETRFQQLQSRLSSVTLETEELSKTLKATYTNLLESICDDDCNPTPESSAIQAVESTGDGTGVKPSLAKRRANLQDTETFYFTKVKEHVSGNSLISKLQAKHDLLKEAIQKAEAFDSDSSRRRRRMSRTQSSGQQIPLVVESCIRFINLHGLHHEGIFRVPGSQTEVNHIRDAFERGEDPLTDSECDIDSVAGVLKLYFRCLEKPLFPEESLSQLMECVHIENITEKVAQIKTLVSSFPRPVVIVMRYLFAFLHHVSQYSDENMMQPYNLAVCFGPSLLRGGDEVTLAPQINDLVKTTILHYENIFPGPSELPGPVYEKCMTLEQEYCEPITEEGEADAEPLPSEDEWEAVAMFDYVARSAAELSFKQGDHFVLHSKASVDWWRGEIGGVKGLIPHKYISVAEGNKERGKKEDSRGGSTGNLAEDQQLAEHSHRMRVNSDSASLPCRQRTGSGGISVGVGSNVGPGGSGSASPVRKFTLPVPEGRFVLPAQTAAVARQLSGHHERRHTLDTLRPIPAERQTVHIDKEVSRQMNSVFKELLSRQPPQEVSVSSAPPSSPPASTPAVSSVPSRGSVKRGTFSLRSKGLFKAQEQQD, from the exons ATGACATCACACGGGAAACTAAGGAAGGAGAAAGGGAGTTTGGCGGAATATGATACACAAATCAAAG AGATTCGTGGTCAGCTGTCAGAGCAGCTAAAAATCCTGGATGCGCAGCTGGAGGTGAAGACGcagcagctgcaggatctcagCGAATACCTGCGCAGACGCGGCGAGATTGAGACAGAGTATGCACGGTCTTTGGAGAAACTCAGTGAGAGGTTCACAGTCAAGACCAAAAG AAAGGAGCAGTTGGATATGTCTGTGGCTCAGTGCTGGTCGGTTCTGCTGACCCAGACCAGACAGGAGAGCCGCGATCACAGCTCATTGAGTGAACTGTGCAGCAACACTCTCACACAGAGACTCTCACACTGCATTGAGGACACGCAACGCCTAGCAAAGCGG AGCAAGGAGGTGGGGCTACAAATGCAAGACGAGCTCTTGAAAGTCACCACAGAGCTACAGAcg GCTTTAAAAACGTATCATCAGTACCACATGGACTCTATGGCTGCTGATGGGAAGCTCAAAGAGGCCACACGTCTGGAGGAAAAACAAACGGGCAAGTCAGCTGATCTTGGTCTCAACCTATCAGGAGGGCAGAGGCGCAGCTCTGTGAAAAAAATTGAGAGGCTGATGGAGAAG AGGCAAGGGAAAGTACAGGAAACTCAGTTGAAGTGCACTAAAGCTCGTAACGACTACTTGCTCAACTTGGCAGCAGCTAATGTCACCATGAATAAGTATTATCTGGAGGACATTTGCACTCTTATTGAC TGCACAGATCTGGGGTACCACCTGTCTTTGTCTCGGGTGATACGTGGATACCTCTCCAACAGAAACAAAACCGTCCAGAACACAAAAAATGGCCTTCAGCAGCTGGATGCGGCAGTGACTGCACTGAACCAAGGCCAGGATAGAGATGCCCTGCTGCAGGCCCACAACACAGCATTCTGCCTGCCCTTCCGCTTCCAGTACCAACCCCATGAAGGAGATCAG GTGTGTGAAGTGAGTGCAGAAGGTCAGGTGAGGTATGAGCTTGAGACCAGATTTCAGCAGCTTCAGTCCAGACTGTCCTCGGTTACCCTGGAAACAGAAGAG CTCAGTAAGACTCTCAAGGCCACGTATACTAATCTTCTGGAGAGCATCTGCGATGATGACTGCAACCCCACCCCTGAATCCTCCGCCATTCAAGCGGTTGAGAGCACAGGGGACGGCACAGGAGTTAAACCGAGCCTGGCAAAACGCAGGGCTAATCTACAGGACACAGAGACCttttactttaca aaAGTAAAGGAGCATGTAAGTGGCAACTCTCTTATCTCAAAACTCCAGGCCAAACATGACCTACTTAAAGAAGCCATACAGAAAG CTGAAGCCTTCGACAGCGATTCCTCCAG AAGAAGGAGGCGGATGTCAAGGACACAG AGCTCTGGGCAGCAGATCCCACTGGTTGTGGAGAGCTGCATTCGCTTCATCAACCTGCACG GTTTGCATCATGAAGGCATTTTTAGAGTTCCTGGATCACAGACTGAGGTTAATCATATCAGAGATGCCTTTGAAAGAG GAGAAGACCCCCTCACTGATAGTGAATGTGATATTGATTCAGTGGCAGGAGTCCTCAAGCTTTATTTCAGATGTTTGGAGAAGCCTCTGTTTCCTGAAGAAAGCCTTAGCCAGCTTATGGAGTGTGTCC ATATTGAGAATATAACAGAGAAAGTAGCTCAGATAAAGACACTGGTCTCTTCCTTCCCCAGACCTGTGGTCATAGTGATGCGTTATCTCTTCGCCTTCCTTCATCA TGTCTCTCAGTACAGTGATGAAAACATGATGCAGCCCTATAACCTGGCCGTGTGCTTTGGACCGAGTCTGCTCAGGGGAGGGGATGAAGTGACCCTTGCACCTCAAATCAATGACCTGGTCAAGACTACAATTCTCCATTATGAGAACATCTTCCCCGGGCCGTCTGAACTCCCAGGCCCGGTTTATGAGAAATGCATGACTCTAGAGCAGGAATATTG TGAACCAATCACAGAGGAGGGCGAAGCAGATGCTGAACCACTTCCTAGCGAAGatg AATGGGAGGCAGTGGCCATGTTTGATTATGTTGCACGCTCTGCAGCCGAGCTGTCATTCAAGCAGGGTGACCACTTCGTACTGCACAGCAAGGCCTCTGTTGATTGGTGGAGAGGAGAAATAGGAGGAGTGAAAGGCCTGATCCCCCATAAGTACATCAGTGTGGCAGAGGG GAACAAGGAACGAGGGAAGAAAGAGGACAGTCGAGGGGGCAGCACAGGAAATCTAGCAGAAGATCAACAGCTTGCTGAACACAGTCATCG CATGAGGGTGAACAGTGACAGCGCGTCTCTACCCTGCCGGCAGAGGACAGGCAGTGGAGGCATCAGTGTAGGTGTAGGCAGCAATGTAGGTCCAGGTGGCAGTGGAAGCGCAAGCCCGGTACGGAAATTCACCCTGCCGGTGCCTGAGGGACGATTTGTTCTTCCTGCACAGACAGCTGCAGTTGCACGTCAGTTATCAGG TCATCATGAGCGCAGACACACTTTAGACACTCTGAGGCCAATACCTGCAGAAAGACAGACGGTGCATATCGACAAG GAGGTCAGTCGCCAGATGAACTCTGTCTTCAAGGAGTTGTTGTCTCGTCAGCCTCCTCAAGAAGTCTCGGTTTCGAGTGCTCCTCCGTCCTCTCCCCCCGCATCCACTCCTGCTGTATCTTCTGTCCCTTCTCGGGGTTCAGTCAAGAGGGGAACGTTCAGTCTGCGCAGCAAGGGTCTCTTCAAAGCCCAAGAACAACAGGACTGA